Proteins encoded together in one Diabrotica undecimpunctata isolate CICGRU chromosome 3, icDiaUnde3, whole genome shotgun sequence window:
- the LOC140435858 gene encoding uncharacterized protein: MIAQFCDNNHKKWDTYIPELTFAINSAKHDSTGFSPAYLNFSHELDIPSKLVDAPKPSDIIPPSCKWNKLRETFDLVKINLAKAFTSQSHYYNLRRREWTPKIGDKVMRKVYNISNAAKQLNAKLAPKFSGPYTIHKVLSKVIFQLKDATGKTVNKVHIKDLKPAHDDNI, from the coding sequence ATGATAGCCCAATTCTGCGACAACAATCACAAGAAATGGGACACGTACATACCAGAACTAACTTTTGCTATTAACTCCGCAAAGCACGACTCCACCGGATTCTCTCCAGCTTATTTAAATTTCAGCCACGAACTAGACATACCCAGTAAGTTAGTAGACGCACCTAAGCCATCCGACATAATCCCACCATCGTGCAAGTGgaacaaattaagagagacaTTCGACTTAGTGAAAATAAATTTGGCCAAAGCTTTCACATCACAAAGCCACTACTACAATCTGCGCCGCAGAGAATGGACACCAAAGATCGGCGACAAGGTCATGAGAAAGGTTTACAACATTTCTAACGCTGCCAAACAACTAAACGCCAAATTAGCTCCTAAATTCTCCGGTCCATATACTATTCACAAAGTATTATCAAAAGTAATTTTTCAGTTGAAAGACGCAACGGGAAAAACAGTCAACAAAGTTCACATTAAAGATTTGAAACCGGCTCACGACGATAACATATAA
- the LOC140435859 gene encoding uncharacterized protein: protein MRKIDNFLATVGTPRKILLDNATYFRSDRFKRQLQDRGIGTNFVSIRHPKSNPSERFIQETTKFLRIAAIGQHRLWDRKVAEIENYLNTTPSTVTKETPEYVMKGIMPVRPWEEPEQREYQIVLETVRRRLQRSNEKYLQRLIQNRKRRPVTFQKGENVLVRALRVSNLTGDVCAKLMPIFEGPYIIQNENGINSYVLRHVESEKIRGVYNIQDVYKYNE from the coding sequence ATGAGAAAGATAGACAATTTTctagccaccgtaggaacaccaaggaAAATTCTTTTAGACAATGCTACGTATTTCCGGAGTGACCGATTCAAGAGACAGTTGCAAGACAGGGGAATAGGGACAAATTTTGTCAGTATCCGACATCCTAAAAGTAATCCGTCAGAACGTTTTATACAAGAGACTACAAAATTCCTCCGCATTGCTGCCATTGGACAACATCGACTATGGGATAGGAAAGTGGCAGAAATCGAAAACTACTTGAATACCACTCCAAGTACGGTGACAAAAGAGACGCCGGAATATGTCATGAAGGGTATTATGCCAGTACGGCCATGGGAAGAACCGGAGCAGAGAGAGTATCAAATAGTATTGGAAACTGTTCGAAGGAGGCTGCAGCGCAGTAATGAAAAATATCTCCAAAGGCTAATCCagaatagaaaacgaagaccagtgaCTTTCCAGAAGGGAGAAAACGTGCTTGTAAGGGCGTTACGAGTATCAAATCTCACGGGGGACGTGTGTGCAAAGCTAATGCCTATTTTCGAGGGTCCATACatcatacaaaatgaaaatggaaTAAACAGCTATGTTCTTAGACATGTAGAATCAGAAAAGATACGAGGAGTTTACAATATCCAGGATGTATACAAatacaatgaataa